From the genome of Thermus tengchongensis:
CCAGCTGGAAGTTGATCCCGGCGGTGCTGGCCGGGAACACCGTGGTCTGGAAGCCCTCCGACGACTCCCCCACCCTCTCCTATCTCTTCGTCAAGCTCTTTGAGGAGGCGGGCCTGCCCCCCGGGGTCATCAACGTGGTCTTCGGCGGGGGAAAGGACTCCACGGGCCAGTGGCTGGTGGAGCTCATGGACGAGGGCCTCCTCAACAAGTTCGCCTTCACCGGGAGCACCAAGGTGGGGCGCTGGATCGGGGAGGTGGCGGGCAGAAACCTCATAAGGCCCACCCTGGAGCTGGGGGGCAAAAACCCCCTGGTGGTCATGCGGGACGCGGACTTGGACCTGGCGGTGGAGGGGGCTTGGTGGAGCGCCTTCGCCACAGGGGGGCAGCGGTGCACCTCTGCGGGCAACATCATCGTGGACGCCCCCATTTACGGGGAGTTCAAACGGCGCTTCCTGGAGAAGACGGAGGCCACGGTGGTGGGGAACCCCCTCCTCCACCCCGAGGTCACCTACGGCCCCTTCCTCAACGAGCGGCTTTTCCAGAGGTGGCAGGAGCACTACGCCTGGGGGGAGGAGGACGGGGCCACCCTGCTCTTCGGCAAAGGGCGCATCACCCGGGAAAACCCCTACCCGCACTTCCTAGGGGACCCAGAGGCCGGGCTTTACGGCTGGCCCACGGTCTGGGAGGCCAGGCCCGGCATGCGCCAGTTTGAGGAGGAGATCTTCGGCCCCACGGTCAACCTGGTGAGGGTGGACGGCATCGAGGAGGCCATCGAGGTGGCCAACGCCACGCCCTACGGCCTATCCAGCGCCATTTACACCAACCACCGCCACTGGGCCTACCTCTTCAAGGTGGGCATCCGCGCCGGGATGACCAGCATCAACAACACCACCGTGGGGGCGGAGGCCCACCTACCCTTCGGTGGGGTGAAGGCCAGCGGCAACGGGGCCCGGGAATCCGGGATTTGGGTCATAGAGGAGTACACCTACTGGCATGCGGTGAACGAGGAATATTCGGGGAAGCTCCAACTGGCCCAGATGGACACCGGCTACGTGAGCCCCAAGGCCCCTACCCCCTGGGCCGAGGTCCTAGGTTTCTAAGTACCCCGTCGTGGCTTGCGCCACGACGGGGGCCCCAAACAGGCCATGGGCAAGCCGCTTTGGCTTTGGCCGATGGGGTAACCTTTGCGTGCGGATACTTAGGCCCTGGCCGCGCCCAAACCCCCGCCCCGGAACCTTGGGGGCGGGGTGACCCTACTGCGCGCTTTCCAAGTCGGGCCTTAGGCGCACCGCCTCCCGCAGGTAGACGTGCTTCACCGCTTCCTGGGGGACGTCCGCGTTCCATAGGGCCAGCACCCGGATCACCCGGGGCAGGCTCCCCGGGACCGGCACCTCCCGGGCGGAGAGCAGGGGAACCCGGTGCATGCCGATCTGACGGGCGGCCTCCGCGGGAAAGGCCGAACACAGGTCCTCCGTAACCGTGAAGATGATGGCTGCCAGCTCCTCGTGGCTTTGGATGCCGTTTGCCTCCAGCATCTTAAGGAGAAGCTCCCGCGTGGCTTGATGGATGGCCTCCGGCGTATCCTCTTCCACGGTGATGGCACCCCTGATGCCCCGGACCATAGTTGGGCTCCATGCTAAGGGGTTTAGGCCTTTGGTACAAGACGGGTAGACTGGGAGTTGTGAATCTGATGGCGGTGTTCGCCCATCCCGATGACGAGATCGGGGCTTCAGGCACCTTGGCCCTCCACGCCCAGCGGGGGGACCGGGTGCTTTTGGTCTGGATGACCAAGGGGGAGCTGGCGAGCCAGTTCGGAGACCTGGAAGAGGCCAGGGTGGCTGAGATACGGGAGGGGCACGGGGCCCACGTGGCCCGGTTGATCGGGGCCGAGTATCGTTTTCTACCTTTTCGCGATACCTTTCTCACCGGGGGCAGGGAGGAAGCCCTGGCCTTGGCTCGGTTGATGGCCGAGTTTCGGCCGGATGCGGTGATCACCTGGGATCCCCTGGACGTCCACCCTGACCACCGGGCCACGCACGAGGCGGTCCTTTCCGCCTTGAAGTTCTGCCGCATACCCAAACTCGTGGGGGAAGCGCACCGGAAGCCGGTACGGCTTTACCACTATCCCAGGAAGGAGCTTGCGAGACCATGGCTCTACGTGGATACCACCGTCACCCAAGAGGTGGCCGAAGCGGTGTTTGCCTTTTACCAGGAGTTCTACCGCTGGCCCTTTACCCTGGAGGAGTTTCGCGCCCGCCGGCGCCTTCAAGGTCGGGAGGCGGGGGTTCCCTTTGCGGAGGCGTTTCAGACGGACTCCCCTCCAGCGTGGCCTGCTCTTCCCTGACGCCTCCCGCGGGATTGTAGGCAGGGGTGAGCACGTAGGCTAAGAGCACTGCGGGAAGGACCAGGGGCAAGGTGGCGTACCCGCCCCACTCCGCTGCCAGAACGGTGGCGGCGAAGGGAGCCCGGGCTATCCCCGCCAGCACCGCCACACCCCCGGCCAAGGCCAGGGTTTCAGGAGGAAGGGCCAGCGGGCCCGGCAGGTGGGCCAGGAAAGCTCCCAAGAGCCCTCCCAGGACCAGGGCAGGGGTGTAGGGGCCCCCGTAGGCCCTTATCCCGCTGGCCAGGAGGAGAAGGAGGAGTTTGGCGAAAAGCAGGGACAGCACGGCTAGGGGGGGCAGAAGGGGAGTGGTGGCCACGGCAAC
Proteins encoded in this window:
- a CDS encoding aldehyde dehydrogenase family protein, encoding MKAFSGKYGNTLEFGHLIGGEEVFEGRVLERRNPSDLEDLVARFPEGTKETLRKAALKAREAFKEWSETPAPVRGQVLFNLAKILEREKPTLTRLMVREVGKTFKEAGGDVQEAIDTAIFFASEGRRLYGQTVPSEMRDKELFTFRRPLGVVGMITAGNFPIAVPSWKLIPAVLAGNTVVWKPSDDSPTLSYLFVKLFEEAGLPPGVINVVFGGGKDSTGQWLVELMDEGLLNKFAFTGSTKVGRWIGEVAGRNLIRPTLELGGKNPLVVMRDADLDLAVEGAWWSAFATGGQRCTSAGNIIVDAPIYGEFKRRFLEKTEATVVGNPLLHPEVTYGPFLNERLFQRWQEHYAWGEEDGATLLFGKGRITRENPYPHFLGDPEAGLYGWPTVWEARPGMRQFEEEIFGPTVNLVRVDGIEEAIEVANATPYGLSSAIYTNHRHWAYLFKVGIRAGMTSINNTTVGAEAHLPFGGVKASGNGARESGIWVIEEYTYWHAVNEEYSGKLQLAQMDTGYVSPKAPTPWAEVLGF
- the aroH gene encoding chorismate mutase, whose translation is MVRGIRGAITVEEDTPEAIHQATRELLLKMLEANGIQSHEELAAIIFTVTEDLCSAFPAEAARQIGMHRVPLLSAREVPVPGSLPRVIRVLALWNADVPQEAVKHVYLREAVRLRPDLESAQ
- a CDS encoding PIG-L deacetylase family protein, which gives rise to MAVFAHPDDEIGASGTLALHAQRGDRVLLVWMTKGELASQFGDLEEARVAEIREGHGAHVARLIGAEYRFLPFRDTFLTGGREEALALARLMAEFRPDAVITWDPLDVHPDHRATHEAVLSALKFCRIPKLVGEAHRKPVRLYHYPRKELARPWLYVDTTVTQEVAEAVFAFYQEFYRWPFTLEEFRARRRLQGREAGVPFAEAFQTDSPPAWPALP